ATTTTATATTTTGTGGAAAATTTAAGAATTTCTTTGTCTTCCTTTACTCTTTCTCTTTTAATAGGCGCCCTACTAACTACTTTACTTTTTGCAATAGAACTCTCTGCTACTTTTTCCCTCAATTCTACCTTTTCCTCATTATTATCTCTTATTGTTATTTCCGATTTTTCATTTTTTTGATAGAGTATGTTTTTTAGATCTTTAAATGTAAAATCATCCTTTTTCGTTTTCTTATATAACCTATGTATTAGAAGAACTGCATCACTATCTTTTTCAGATGCATTGTTCATTAAGTATTCTATTAAATCCTTTAACTTGTCCATCATATTTTCTTCTATTTGAGCTTGAGGTAAATAACAAAAATAAGGTTCAAAACTAGAAATATTAATATATATATATTCTGGACAAATTAAATAATTGTTTTCATCAAGAAGATAGTTGCATCCATTTTCTACTGTGTCTATAATTCTTTCTAATAATTTTTTTATTTCCTTGGATGTTAATTCTCTTTTGGTTAGTATATCCCTTAAAGACTGTTTAGAAGTTATGTCATAATGCAACTTCACATCTTCATTATGACATACTAAATTAAACTCTAATAAATTGGTTATGGAATTATTTAATAACATTTTTAGTTGGTAATCTTCTTCTTGAAAGTTATTTATGTTCCCACTAAACAACATATAATTTTTATGTATGTCCCTATCAAAACTTAATTTGTATTGAGAGATAGCATTCATTTCATTCACCCCTTAAAATTGATTTTTAATCTGACTTAAGACATCATTATATTTTTCTACCAATCCATCAAATATTGTATAATTGTTTAATACATACTCTATTAAATTTACAGTTCTAATGAATTCTTGCTGATCTGGTAAAATAGCTTTTGAAGATACTTGTATATGTATTGTTTTGCCTCCGTTAAGTATTTGGGAAATAAAATTAAAAGGCGTTCTAAATTCTGCTATTGCGTCTACTTTTAGATATTTATTTAAGCCCTTGCTTTCAATTTCAGTGTATACTGTTATGTCTTTAGCTTGTACTTGAAATAACTTGTTTTTTATCTGATTATTAAAGTGACTTTTTAAATCCCCTCTTCGATGATTTAAATTTGTGTTTCGCCAGTATATAAAACGGTTATTTATATTTTCATAATTTATATTCATTGTATTCATATCCACATCTATGTACTTTAAAGACTGAGCACCTTTCATAGCTGTATTATTTGCAACACTTTGCAAATAAGTCATATCGTGCAAATAAAAAGTCATATAAATAAGCGTTATTATGGTTATTATGATTATTGGCATAATAAATGCTGCTTCGATAGTAAAACTTCCTTCTAATTTATCCCCTTGCATTTTTTCACCCTTTTAACTTTTATAGTAGATACATAATCATTGATGCTATAAACAAAAACGGAACGAAAGGAATTTTTGTTTTTCTACTTTTCCTTTTAATTATCAATAAATAACCGCTATAACACGCAGATATAATCAATCCATAAGAAAGAATTGCAAGGGTCATTTGCCAACCTACCAATATACCAATAGCCATAACCACTAACCCATCCCCTTGACCTATGGCATTCCTTGTTATAACCCCAAGAATCATCAAAGATACCCCTATTCCCCCGCCAACAAGGCTCTCTATTAATGTTACATTAGGATTTATCCATACCAACACAAACCCCATTATGATTGTTAACAAAAGATAATTCATTGGTACCTCTTTATTTTTTATATCTTTAATACTTACTATGAGCAAAAAGGTAATACATAATAGTGTCATAAGAAAAAAATGATTTATTCCATATAGAAAATACAAACGGTATATTAAACTTGATATTATTAAAATGGTTGTAACCATTCTTGGAATAGTCACTTTGTAATGTTGATCTAGTTCTATTTGGCATAGAATTACTAATGCATTTAATACAATTATTACTAGTAACAGGTATATATTCACAAGGCTTCCCTCATTCCCCTTCATTAGTTCGCACACGTCTTACATTCTCTAGGATTTACTAATTCTTCAAGCGGCAAGTAAGATATGGTTCTATTAATAGTAAAACAATTTTCATCCATATGATAAACACGACCACCATTTGTTACATATACAATATCTTCATCAGATACTTCATCTTCATCTGCACATACATTACAAGGATCTCGTTCTTTAACTTCTTTAAACGCTGTAACTATTATTTGTATATTTATGTATCTACATAATTCATTGGTATGGTATATGGTTTCTAATTCGTTTTCAATGGCACTTTTAGATACATATACCCTAAATACTTCTTCTAAATTATCATCCTCTATATTATTCTCGTAATTATAACCGGTCCACGCTCTTACTTTAACTCTTTGGATGAGATTAATATTATTTATAATCTTTATTGGTATTGGTAGTTCCAGTTTATACGTAACCACTAAATCTATGTGATCATTTTCTAACATAAATTGGGAATTAGAAAAATTCAAACCTTTAAATCCATTTACTACATAATAGTTTTTTAAACTATCATCATTGATATAACTTTTAAATATTGTCTTAGCACTCTGCATCCCAATAGTGTTAATTATATATTCAAAACCATCTTTTTTTCCATATGCTAAAACTTCATCTTTATGATTTAATATTATATTTATTCCTTGTCCAAGATTTGTTATATTGCTTATTAAATTACTTACTGTCCCCTTTATTTCACTCATTATTTGAGTAACTTGGGAACTATAATTATTAATAAGGCCAGACAAATCATCTGCACCATTTAATTCATTGATGCTTCCAGGTTCTTCTGCTGCTTCGCCTAAGTTCCATATGTTATGTATGTCATAAAATATATCAATCCCACTTTCGATAATGCCATATACATCTTCTTTTATATCTTCCGATTCTTTACTATATTTTTTATAAGCTTGTTGTTGTAGATCTTTTAATTCAACTTTATCATAAGCATATGCATAGGTTGCTAAATGGGTAGCTGTTTGGTCTAGGGCATGTTGTATATTTTCTTGTATATAGATAACCTTAATGAAATAACTAATAAATAGTATGGCAAATATAAATATTGGCAGTACCAGGGCCGCTTCCACAGTGAGGGAGCCTTTATTTAGTTTTTGTTTCATATTCAACATTCTCCCTTTTACATTAATCTTACCCTTTCATTGAAACCTTGTGCCCGCAACGTAGGGGAGGCATGTTACAAAGTTAATAGGATTGTGAATAATTCACTGTTATTGTATGTTTTTGACTTCCAAAATTCTTTATACCACTTGGCATAAAGGGCAAGTTAAAAAACAAATAATCCATTTCTACTATTACTTTTGCATCAAAGGAAAATATTTGTTGCCTTAATAAAAAATCGTCCCCTCGAATAGCATACATATTCATTTGAATACAATCCATAGTTCGCAAGAGTTTATCCCTCTCATTTACATTAAATAATAAAAACAATCTTAAGTAATCTTCATAAGAAAATTTTATATTTATTTTTCCTAATAATTCTTTCTCTCCATTTGTCGCAATGTTTTTTTTCACTGAATCTGTAATATTAATTCCTAATTTATTTTTAATTTCTTTGTTTAAGTCATCAATTACATCTTTTGCAAAACTTCCTGCTTTTTCTCCAACACTACTTATTTGTGTATTGATCATACCTTTTATATCTTCCATCGTTGATGTAATGGCACTTTCAATACTTTTTGCTATATGATTTTTAGATTGTTCTATCATCAAGTCTAATTCATTATATATATCATTTTTAAAGTTCAATAAATGGATGACACTATAATCTAATAAACCATTTTTATTCTCATTTATACTACTTATAATGTCTTTAACCAAATCACTGCCATTGTCATCATAAATAATTTCTAAATCAATATTGGGCATCTCCGTATTATTGACTAATGCCAAAATATGTGTATCTATAATCTCATCTACTTGTCTATCTATAAAGTCCTTCGCCTCTTCTCCCATTCTGTAGCCATCATCAAAAATACCAGCTATTGTGCTAGTTGCATATTCTTTTAATTCATCATCTAAGTAGGTACTAAATTCATCTACTAAGTCTATTGCTTTTTCTATTGTCTTATCCGTTGTTTGGTTTACAATTTCTGTAGCCTTATTGGTTACTAAGTCTAAGGCAAAACTTTTTATACCTCTTTCATCTAAAACCCAATCATTTCTTGTTTTGATGAATGCAACAGACTTTCCTTGAAGTAATAACATTAAATCAATATAAGATTCCGCATAACTCCAAGCACACATAATCAGAAATTGTGCAATATAAATTAAAAATCCTAATGGCGTCCAACCTATTATGGCTGTAGCCATATTTAAAGTCATCTGCCTTTTAACAGGGTCTGATAATACATGTATTAAATTTAATCCAAAACGCACACCAATAATTTTACTTGAAACGCTCTTTAAATTTAATACTTCATCTAAATTACCTTCAATAATATACTCAACTTCATAGTCTAAATAATGATTACTCATATCATAATTTTTTAAACTTAGGTTATCTGCATCTTCTAAATGATTTATTGCTGACTGAAAATTACCAACGATGTACTCATTCACAAGGAGGTCTTTAGGCATCTCCCTTATCTTACTACTTATTCCAGAGCTATACCCCTTTAACATGTCTAGCACCTGCGAAGTAAACTTAGTGTTTTTAAAGCTAATATTTTCATTGTTAATTTCTATCCCAGAGGCCACCCCTGATGGGAGTTTATCCACTTCAATTAATTTCATTTCATCAGCTGTTAAGTCAATAGCCTCTAAGATTTTATCTTTATTGGTAATGTTATCATTACTTCTTGGATCACTTGCTCTTGCCTCTTTGTCTATTTTATTAAAATTAAAATCACTGTAATCGAATTGAAGGTATCTATCACTGTCTTTGCCATATTCATTAAAATGTTCAATGTAATTTTTTAGTTCCCTTACATATTTAATATTGTTAATTTCTGATTCCCAGTTCTGAACTAGTGTATTTCTAGCAACTATTTCTTCTGCTCTAATATCTATTTCATTAAAAAATTCATCTGATTTATAAAAATTCAACTCTCGTATTTTATCTTGATTTAATAGGTTTAAATTATAATTTAATATTTCTTCCATTGCAGCTATATTATTAAATGTATTTAATGGCATACTGTTATTTTCTATTTGTAATTGGCTTTTTAACTCTTTTATATCTTTTTTCAGTGCATCATATGTTTCTTCAATTAGTTCATCTTTGTTATTGTCTAACTCTATTTCATAATCTATTATTTCTATTTGCAAATCAATTATATTATTATTTATACTTCCTATTTCTTGCAATGCTTCATCATTTATGTTCCGTATCCTGAAAAGAACATTGGTTATTTTATCAAGTTCTTCTATGACATTATCAGTACCCTTTTCAAAGATCTTTTCTTCTTCCAATATTCTTCTATCTATACGATCTATTTCATCATGATTTTTACTTATATCTGATTCCAAATCTTTAATATCTTCTTTATAATTTTCTACTATATCTTCTAACTCTCCTATTTGTTGCATGGTTACTTTATAATTCTCATCTTCCATCTCTAATTCATCTAAAACATCCCATAAATCATTTAGATTTTTTTCTTCCATACGTTTTTCTTCTTCTATGTTAGTAATCTCTTCTTCTTTACGAGATATTTCTCTTTGGAGATTTCCTATATCTCTTTTTAAATTATAATAGTTTGTTTTCCCTTGTAAGAGATTTTGAATTTCTGAATATAATCCTTCATTACCAATTTGATACAGTTCCCCTTTAAAGGATTCATTGATTTGAGGGTTGTTTGTTATAGTATCCCATGATATATAATTTGAATTAAGTTTTTTTACATAATAAGGCGCAATACTCACTTTGTTATTATAGAAATCTATTGAATTATGTATAAATTCTATGCCATCTATCAATTCCATTAATCTTATGTAAGTTTTCCCTACTTGTTCTACTTTGGTATCTAACTCCGCTTTATTTTGTATAACTTCTGCTGTTTTTGACGCCTTACTCACTAGATTAAGCTTGCCTAAAAATTCCTCAACAACAATACCTGGTCCTCTAAACTTCATATCTTCGAGTATTTGGTATTTGAATATTTCTGTATTCTTGTCTACTATACTTGTAAGATTATATATTTCTATGTCTTTTACATTCAGTCCATATAAGTCCAAGTAGTTCCCATTATTTATACTGTTGTTTATTAAAGAGAAGAAAACATTACTCTCTTTAAGATCTTTTTGGGGTTGAAATGAATGCTGTAAATAGTAATTTACCCTATCTGACATTAATGAAGTGTCTATCTCATTACTGCCGTATGTAGCATCTAAGGTTATAATGCCATATTCATCTAATAAATTAGAATCAAATTCTGCTAAAACAGAATGCATTGCCGAATTTAGACTTCTCTCTATATGAAGTCTTGCAATGTGAATTCTAGTTGTTTCTACTGTTGTAGCAACTATAGCCAACAACAACACGATTATTAAACTTAGGAAGACAGTAATAGACCCTTCTTGTTTACTATTCACAGCATATTCCCCTTTTTTACAATTTCTTTATTCGAAATCAATCTCAATATCACTTATTACTTCATTTGAATTACGTGTAATTGAATTAAATGCCCTTTGAAGAATATCTGTAATTTGAGTTCTAAATATGGCTACAAGCCCAATTAAAATAACTAAAATTAAAATAATCTCAACAATTCCTATCCCATCCTCTTCATACCAAAACCTCTTTATTAAATTCATTAAAATTCCTCCTTAATATATTAATCATCATCCATTAATACAAATGATGTATTTTTACATACTCATTGACATTAATGCAGGCACCATTATAATCACAATGACAATCAATAACATCATCATCATTGGTAGTAAAAGTTTGGTACTGGCTTGTTCTCCAAGGAGCTTTGCCACTTCTTTTCTCTTACCCCAAGCCTCTTCTCCTTGTTCATTTAACGCTTCTATAAGAGTGCTTGTCCCTTTTCTAATATTTTGAATGATTATAGAGCTGAACTTCATAAGTTCTGGCAACTTACATCTTCTTCCAAACCGTTCATAGGCTCTTAACTCAGATTGTCCACCTTGTATTTCTAAATACGCGACAATGGCCTCTTCATACAAATACCTATACGCCATCTCTTGCTTTTGATTTCTATAATCATTTATTAACTTTTCCCAGGCTTTTGATACTGTCATTCCAGCACTTATTAGTAAGGATAACTTGCTAATAAACTCTGGAAAATCCAATCTTATTTGCTGGTTGCGTTCCTCAACTTTTTTCTTTAAATCTTCTTCTTTTGCAAAATATATTACAACCGAGACAAATAAACCTACCATTAAAATTTTTAGAGCCATACTATCTTTTGGCTCAGCCCAAACTAATTGAACTTCCCCATCACCTATCTCCGAAGGCAATACAACCTCTGAATTCTCCAAACCTTCTTTATTCAATTCATCTAACATTCTATTTAGATTGCTTTCCAACAATTCTTTTTGGCTGATTACCCTAGGCCATACTTGTACTATTAAATTATGTTTTAATTGAATATCACCATAGACTAATGTTGGCAACAAACTTACATATATACCTTCTTCAGTAATATCCTTAAAATCAATCATTCCATTAGAATCTATTATTTCTGGATGGGATGATTCCCAATTAACTTTTATTTGCGTACCAGGAATTTCTTTTATGAGTTTTAAAGGATATTGGACATTGTTCAACGATTCATTTTCTCCCAATATATAGACCTTTAAGTATTCCAAACTATTTTCTAATAGTCTCAGAGCTTGTTCTGTTGTAAGACTTTTAGGCTCAACCATTACTTCTATTGATTCATTAAGTATTTCATTTTCAGTTTTTATGGTTAAGTCTAATTCATAAGATGTAGCACCTTGATTGTATCCAGGCCTTAACAAAGTATTTCCTTCAATTAAATATGTATTTTGATAATCACTATATCCAATCACTAACCCTAAAAAGCTAAAAGAAAATAATATAAGTATTATTAACGAAATTTTATCTGCCACATATAACCTTAATTTATAGGCCGATATTTTTTCCCCATATAACATTGCTAATTGTTGTTTGATTTTATAATCTCTCGTTGTAAGGTGCTTTATTTTAAAAACTTTATCCATTAGAAATAAACTAGTAGGCATTATTTGATACAATTTATATTCCTTTTTGTCAAGAACATCTATATCTTCTTTTTCATAATTTCTTGTAACAATAATTAATACAACGATACTTAGTAGCAAAGCCACACTTATCATTATTCCTATCATTTTCAGACCCCTTTAAACTTCTATTTCCATAATCTTTTTTGACAATACCCAGCTCAACAAATAAACCATTAAACAAATTGTCATTGTAATCATTCCACCCAAAGTATTGTACATAACATCTAAAAATCCTGGAGATGATACCCAAAGATAAAGTATGATTCCAAAGGGTATGAGACACATAATTTTTTGCTCAAATTTTTTACTTGAGATTACTATGTTAATTTCTCTTTTAATCTCTATTTTTTCTACAATAACTCTTGATGTATTTCTAATGACTTTTATAATATCACCACCTGTTTTTTTACAAGTGATAAAAACATCTGCAAAGTTTTCTATATCCTCTACTCCTGACCGATTAGCAAAATCATATAATAAATTCTCTACAGGAATGTTAACATCAATTTGTCTAACAATGTATTCTAGTTCTTTTAAAATGGGTGTGTTCTGATTAATATAGATCAAAGATAAATCTCTATAAGCTTCTTTAAAGGACATTTCAACTGAGTATCCCGCATTTAATGCAGATGATATTGCATAAATAGCATCTTTAAATTGAGTATTAAGTTCATTTTTTTGTTTGCTTAATAACTCTTTTTTTCTTTCCTTTACTATATAATAACTTAAGGGAGTAAATATAAAGCCTAAAATAATACGGTTGTAAAATAATATGCCAATCATAATAATCCC
This genomic window from Natranaerovirga pectinivora contains:
- a CDS encoding Flp1 family type IVb pilin, giving the protein MNLIKRFWYEEDGIGIVEIILILVILIGLVAIFRTQITDILQRAFNSITRNSNEVISDIEIDFE
- a CDS encoding type II secretion system F family protein, which produces MTKIERKTNYNRYSMSIKEYFFYYSISIIGIIMIGILFYNRIILGFIFTPLSYYIVKERKKELLSKQKNELNTQFKDAIYAISSALNAGYSVEMSFKEAYRDLSLIYINQNTPILKELEYIVRQIDVNIPVENLLYDFANRSGVEDIENFADVFITCKKTGGDIIKVIRNTSRVIVEKIEIKREINIVISSKKFEQKIMCLIPFGIILYLWVSSPGFLDVMYNTLGGMITMTICLMVYLLSWVLSKKIMEIEV
- a CDS encoding prepilin peptidase, coding for MNIYLLLVIIVLNALVILCQIELDQHYKVTIPRMVTTILIISSLIYRLYFLYGINHFFLMTLLCITFLLIVSIKDIKNKEVPMNYLLLTIIMGFVLVWINPNVTLIESLVGGGIGVSLMILGVITRNAIGQGDGLVVMAIGILVGWQMTLAILSYGLIISACYSGYLLIIKRKSRKTKIPFVPFLFIASMIMYLL
- a CDS encoding DUF6382 domain-containing protein gives rise to the protein MNAISQYKLSFDRDIHKNYMLFSGNINNFQEEDYQLKMLLNNSITNLLEFNLVCHNEDVKLHYDITSKQSLRDILTKRELTSKEIKKLLERIIDTVENGCNYLLDENNYLICPEYIYINISSFEPYFCYLPQAQIEENMMDKLKDLIEYLMNNASEKDSDAVLLIHRLYKKTKKDDFTFKDLKNILYQKNEKSEITIRDNNEEKVELREKVAESSIAKSKVVSRAPIKRERVKEDKEILKFSTKYKIIAVFIQVLMLLLMYLTVSRKVFVDSVTKELDVVNLVAFFVILIVIDLYMLTKIFNSKNKIVKIVQVEKEVPIPSSINYSCITLERQSMYDNKNLPSINDEPMHLPIVEKVKNEDEGTVLLSNNPQEEGTMLLNEEVNDRKASLSYSKGNFIEEININVFPFLIGKLKGQVDYVIDSDTISRLHAKIIYNNNSYYIIDINSRNGTFLNGMRLDSQKEYLLNNGDEIKFCNIKVTFNNI
- a CDS encoding TadE/TadG family type IV pilus assembly protein, whose translation is MQGDKLEGSFTIEAAFIMPIIIITIITLIYMTFYLHDMTYLQSVANNTAMKGAQSLKYIDVDMNTMNINYENINNRFIYWRNTNLNHRRGDLKSHFNNQIKNKLFQVQAKDITVYTEIESKGLNKYLKVDAIAEFRTPFNFISQILNGGKTIHIQVSSKAILPDQQEFIRTVNLIEYVLNNYTIFDGLVEKYNDVLSQIKNQF
- a CDS encoding type II secretion system F family protein — encoded protein: MIGIMISVALLLSIVVLIIVTRNYEKEDIDVLDKKEYKLYQIMPTSLFLMDKVFKIKHLTTRDYKIKQQLAMLYGEKISAYKLRLYVADKISLIILILFSFSFLGLVIGYSDYQNTYLIEGNTLLRPGYNQGATSYELDLTIKTENEILNESIEVMVEPKSLTTEQALRLLENSLEYLKVYILGENESLNNVQYPLKLIKEIPGTQIKVNWESSHPEIIDSNGMIDFKDITEEGIYVSLLPTLVYGDIQLKHNLIVQVWPRVISQKELLESNLNRMLDELNKEGLENSEVVLPSEIGDGEVQLVWAEPKDSMALKILMVGLFVSVVIYFAKEEDLKKKVEERNQQIRLDFPEFISKLSLLISAGMTVSKAWEKLINDYRNQKQEMAYRYLYEEAIVAYLEIQGGQSELRAYERFGRRCKLPELMKFSSIIIQNIRKGTSTLIEALNEQGEEAWGKRKEVAKLLGEQASTKLLLPMMMMLLIVIVIIMVPALMSMSM
- a CDS encoding DUF5702 domain-containing protein gives rise to the protein MNSKQEGSITVFLSLIIVLLLAIVATTVETTRIHIARLHIERSLNSAMHSVLAEFDSNLLDEYGIITLDATYGSNEIDTSLMSDRVNYYLQHSFQPQKDLKESNVFFSLINNSINNGNYLDLYGLNVKDIEIYNLTSIVDKNTEIFKYQILEDMKFRGPGIVVEEFLGKLNLVSKASKTAEVIQNKAELDTKVEQVGKTYIRLMELIDGIEFIHNSIDFYNNKVSIAPYYVKKLNSNYISWDTITNNPQINESFKGELYQIGNEGLYSEIQNLLQGKTNYYNLKRDIGNLQREISRKEEEITNIEEEKRMEEKNLNDLWDVLDELEMEDENYKVTMQQIGELEDIVENYKEDIKDLESDISKNHDEIDRIDRRILEEEKIFEKGTDNVIEELDKITNVLFRIRNINDEALQEIGSINNNIIDLQIEIIDYEIELDNNKDELIEETYDALKKDIKELKSQLQIENNSMPLNTFNNIAAMEEILNYNLNLLNQDKIRELNFYKSDEFFNEIDIRAEEIVARNTLVQNWESEINNIKYVRELKNYIEHFNEYGKDSDRYLQFDYSDFNFNKIDKEARASDPRSNDNITNKDKILEAIDLTADEMKLIEVDKLPSGVASGIEINNENISFKNTKFTSQVLDMLKGYSSGISSKIREMPKDLLVNEYIVGNFQSAINHLEDADNLSLKNYDMSNHYLDYEVEYIIEGNLDEVLNLKSVSSKIIGVRFGLNLIHVLSDPVKRQMTLNMATAIIGWTPLGFLIYIAQFLIMCAWSYAESYIDLMLLLQGKSVAFIKTRNDWVLDERGIKSFALDLVTNKATEIVNQTTDKTIEKAIDLVDEFSTYLDDELKEYATSTIAGIFDDGYRMGEEAKDFIDRQVDEIIDTHILALVNNTEMPNIDLEIIYDDNGSDLVKDIISSINENKNGLLDYSVIHLLNFKNDIYNELDLMIEQSKNHIAKSIESAITSTMEDIKGMINTQISSVGEKAGSFAKDVIDDLNKEIKNKLGINITDSVKKNIATNGEKELLGKINIKFSYEDYLRLFLLFNVNERDKLLRTMDCIQMNMYAIRGDDFLLRQQIFSFDAKVIVEMDYLFFNLPFMPSGIKNFGSQKHTITVNYSQSY
- a CDS encoding TadE/TadG family type IV pilus assembly protein, whose translation is MKQKLNKGSLTVEAALVLPIFIFAILFISYFIKVIYIQENIQHALDQTATHLATYAYAYDKVELKDLQQQAYKKYSKESEDIKEDVYGIIESGIDIFYDIHNIWNLGEAAEEPGSINELNGADDLSGLINNYSSQVTQIMSEIKGTVSNLISNITNLGQGINIILNHKDEVLAYGKKDGFEYIINTIGMQSAKTIFKSYINDDSLKNYYVVNGFKGLNFSNSQFMLENDHIDLVVTYKLELPIPIKIINNINLIQRVKVRAWTGYNYENNIEDDNLEEVFRVYVSKSAIENELETIYHTNELCRYINIQIIVTAFKEVKERDPCNVCADEDEVSDEDIVYVTNGGRVYHMDENCFTINRTISYLPLEELVNPRECKTCAN